The Flavobacterium psychrotrophum region GGAACACTTCAAGCAGATATAGAATAAGATGGTGCGTAACAACCGAAAGCAGTATGAAGATTAGCCGTTCTGGCGACATACGGTCGTTTATCTTAATGGTTTGGTATTCGTAACTTACACCAAATGCGAACCTGAAGAACGTTGGCCTTAAAAAGGCAAGTGTTACACAGGCTACGGCATGTGGCCCACCCGTGTTGCAAAACATATCCTGTAGCAAGCCCAGGAAAAATGCCGAAAGCAACAGTACTGCCTTATTACCGTTTACCGGAAACAGGATGATAAATAAAATGTAGGGGTAGGGGTTTATGTACCCAAAAAGATCCAGACGGTTAAACACCACCACCTGCACAGCAAGCAGCGCAATAAAACGCAGTATGTTTATAATTACGGTAGTGTTCATCGTTTATCCTCTGTAGGTTTTGTGGCCTCCTGCAATACTTTAATTTCGTCTTTGTGCTTGTTTTCTATTATATAGATGTATCCAAGGCTTGTCATATCATTAAATAACCTGACATCCAGAGTAAAGTTTTGTGTAACCTTGTCGCGGTATACTTTATCAATAGTACCTACCGGAATGTTTTCGGGGAAAATAGTAGACTCGTTACCTGTTACAATGGTATCGCCTTTGCTAAAGGCCGCAATGCGCGGTACATCTATCAGCTGTGCGAAACCTGTGTTTTGCCCGTTCCAGGTAAGTGTACCAAAGTGGTCGTTCTTTTTAATCTTGGCGCCCATCTTAAACTTACGGTTAAGTATGGTAATAACAGTAGCGTAGTGTTTTGACTTTTTTTCTATATAGCCAATAACCCCAAGGTTGCTTACTACGCCCATATCTTCGTGCACGCCATCTTCGGCACCTGCATTTATGGTAAGGTAATTTTCCTGGGTGCTGTATGAGTTAGAGATAACCTTAGCTTCTATAACCTTATAATTGCCGGGCATATTTTCAGGCAGCTGCATCGGCGGTTTATTTGCCGTGTCCTGAGTGTTGTATAGCAACCTTTTTAGTTCTGCGTTTTCATGGTTCAGTTTTTCGTTCTGGCCGCGCAGGCTAAAGTATTGCTCTACATCGTTAATCTTTTCATATACATAGCCTGTAACCGCATTTGCGCTGGAAACTGATAAGCTCCTGTGGTAGGAGTGGCTTTGTATGGTAAAGGTTAACGAAATGCCTAAAAGCAGCAAAAACAGTAAGTTAATACTGTTTTTAAATAAAAAGTTTATTATTTGCTGCATTTGCTAGTCTTTATTTTATAAGGATGCTCCTGTATTTTGGTATGTTTTTAAGTGCCATTCCCGTACCTCTTACTACGGCTCTAAGCGGGTCTTCGGCAATGTACACGGGTAGGTCTGTTTTTTGAGAAATTCTCTTGTCAAGCCCCCTTAGCATACTACCGCCACCGGCCAGGTAAATACCTGTGTTGTATATATCGGCAGCAAGTTCCGGAGGTGTCTGGCTCAGGGTTTCCATAACCGCATCTTCTATACGCTGTATTGATTTGTCCAGCGCCTTGGCAATTTCGCGGTACGAAACTTCTACCTGTTTAGGCTTACCCGTTAAAAGGTCACGTCCCTGTACAGAAAGATCTTCCGGAGGGCTCTCAAGGTCTTCGAGTGCTGCGCCTATAGATATTTTTATTTTTTCTGCTGTACCCTCACCCACAAAAAGGTTGTGCTGTGTACGCATATAATAAACAATGTCGTTAGTAAATACGTCACCGGCAATTTTAACCGACTTGTCGCATACAATACCGCCAAGTGCTATTACAGCAATCTCTGTAGTACCACCACCTATATCTACGATCATGTTACCCTTAGGCTGCATAATGTCGATACCAATACCTATAGCAGCAGCCATAGGCTCATGGATAAGATATACTTCTTTACCGTTTACACGCTCTGCAGATTCTTTTACGGCACGCATCTCTACTTCTGTAATACCTGATGGAATACAGATAACAAGACGCAGTGCTGGCTGAAAAAGTTTCTTTTTAAGTGCAGGAATGCTTTTGATGAACATCGTAAGCATTTTTTCAGAAGCATCAAAATCGGCAATAACCCCATCCTTAAGCGGACGTATGGTCTTGATGTTTTCATGCGTTTTTCCCTGCATCATGTTTGCCTCCTTACCCACGGCGATTATTTTGCCCGATATACGGTCGCGCGCTACTATAGAGGGGCTGTCTACAACAACTTTGTCATTATGGATGATGAGGGTATTTGCGGTACCAAGGTCTATTGCAATGTCCTCGGTCATGAAATCAAAAAATCCCATATTTGCTATTCGGATTAGGTATTTATATATAGTTTGTTTAAGCCTACAAAAGTAATAAAATTAATGTTTGAAATGACGTGTGCCTGTAAATACCATGCTTACGCCGTTTTCATTGCAGTAGTTGATGCTTAACTCATCTTTAATAGACCCGCCCGGCTGGATAACCGATGTGATTCCGGCATTTTTTGCCAGCTCCACACAATCCGGGAACGGAAAGAAAGCGTCGCTTGCCATAACGGCACCGTTAAGATCAAAGCCAAACGAGTGTGCTTTTTCTACAGCGTGGGTAAGGGCGTCAACACGAGATGTTTGTCCGGTACCTGAAGCTATAAGCTGCCCGTTTTTAGCAAAAACTATAGTATTTGATTTAGTATGCTTGCAAATTTTAGATGCAAACAGCAGGTCGTCGATTTCCTGCTCAGTAGGTGATGTTAATGTAACGGTCTTAAGGTGTTCTTTATTGTCTGTAACATTATCCTTATCCTGTACCAGTAAACCATTAAGGCATGTACGAACCTGTTTTTCAGGGAGTGCCACCTCATTCTGGATCAAAATAATCCTGTTCTTTTTTTCCTGAAGTATTGCAGTAGCCTCTTCATCATATGCCGGGGCAATAACTACTTCGCAGAAAAGTTTGTTTATTTCTTCAGCTGCTGCCTTGTCTATCTTGGTATTAGCTATAAGTACACCGCCAAAAGCAGAAGTAGGGTCGGCTGCAAGAGCGTCAAGGTAAGCATCCTTTATAGTATCGCGAGATGCCAGGCCACATGCGTTGTTGTGCTTAAGTATAGCAAATGTAGGCTTGTCGCCCTTAAATTCGCCTATAAGGTTTACGGCTGCATCTACATCAAGCAGGTTGTTGTAAGAAAGCTCTTTGCCGTGAAGTTTTGTAAACATAGCTTCGAAATCGCCAAAGAAAAAGCCTTTTTGGTGTGGGTTTTCGCCATAGCGCAATACCTGCCCGTTAGCAACACTTGCTTTAAAGAAAGTATCGTCTGTATTAAAATAATTAAAAATGGCAGTATCGTAGTTAGAAGATACGTGAAATGCCTTAGTTGCAAAAAGCTTACGCTCCTCAAGCGTAGTAGCGCCATTGTTGTTTGTTATGGTGTCAAGAAACAGGCTGTAGTCTTCAACAGAAGCCACAATAACGGTATCTTTAAAATTCTTGGCAGCTGCACGGATAAGTGATATACCGCCAATGTCTATTTTCTCAATGATATCTGCTTCAGATGCATCCGAAGCTACCGTTTTTTCAAATGGGTAAAGATCTACGATAACAAGGTCAATTTGCGGGATGTCAAATTCTTTCATCTGCGCTACATCGCCCTCATGATCCTGACGGTTCAGGATGCCTCCAAAAACTTTTGGGTGAAGGGTTTTTACCCTTCCGCCAAGTATTGACGGGTAAGAAGTTACATCTTCTACAGCCACCACAGGTATGCCCAGTTCTTTAATAAAAGTTTCGGTACCGCCGGTAGAATATAACGTTACGTTATGCTCGTGCAGTTTTTTTACAATAGGCTCCAGGCCGTCTTTGTCAAATACCGAAATCAGGGCAAAAGAAATCGTTTTTAGAGTGCTCATTTATCGTTAGTTTTGTTGTGTGTTTATTAAGGTTGCAAAAGTAATATTTGTACCGCTAACATTCAACATACAAAACTGCTAATTTTTGATTATCCTGAAAAAAATATCTATATGGTTTTCATGGTTATAAAAAAATGCTGAATTTTACGCATACCAATACATTATTAACATGAGGTTATATCTGTCCCTGCTGGGCGAAAGCTTTTCGTTTGCCATGAACGCGCTTATTAATAATAAGCTGCGCACGCTCCTTTCGCTCCTGGGCGTTACCATAGGTATCTTTTCTATTATTGCCGTGCTTGCGGCTATCGACTCTATGGAGCAAAAAATAAAGAAAGACCTGAGCAGTGTAGACAAGAACACCATGTACCTTAAGCGCTTTAGCTTTGGGCCATCAAGCATACCCCGCTGGAAAATGGATAACTTTCCGGATGTTACCTTTAATGAATACCAGTATTTAAAAGATA contains the following coding sequences:
- a CDS encoding rod shape-determining protein MreD, whose amino-acid sequence is MNTTVIINILRFIALLAVQVVVFNRLDLFGYINPYPYILFIILFPVNGNKAVLLLSAFFLGLLQDMFCNTGGPHAVACVTLAFLRPTFFRFAFGVSYEYQTIKINDRMSPERLIFILLSVVTHHLILYLLEVFRFSLILDALVRTLFTTIFTLIICIITIYLIKPAKQ
- the mreC gene encoding rod shape-determining protein MreC; amino-acid sequence: MQQIINFLFKNSINLLFLLLLGISLTFTIQSHSYHRSLSVSSANAVTGYVYEKINDVEQYFSLRGQNEKLNHENAELKRLLYNTQDTANKPPMQLPENMPGNYKVIEAKVISNSYSTQENYLTINAGAEDGVHEDMGVVSNLGVIGYIEKKSKHYATVITILNRKFKMGAKIKKNDHFGTLTWNGQNTGFAQLIDVPRIAAFSKGDTIVTGNESTIFPENIPVGTIDKVYRDKVTQNFTLDVRLFNDMTSLGYIYIIENKHKDEIKVLQEATKPTEDKR
- a CDS encoding rod shape-determining protein translates to MGFFDFMTEDIAIDLGTANTLIIHNDKVVVDSPSIVARDRISGKIIAVGKEANMMQGKTHENIKTIRPLKDGVIADFDASEKMLTMFIKSIPALKKKLFQPALRLVICIPSGITEVEMRAVKESAERVNGKEVYLIHEPMAAAIGIGIDIMQPKGNMIVDIGGGTTEIAVIALGGIVCDKSVKIAGDVFTNDIVYYMRTQHNLFVGEGTAEKIKISIGAALEDLESPPEDLSVQGRDLLTGKPKQVEVSYREIAKALDKSIQRIEDAVMETLSQTPPELAADIYNTGIYLAGGGSMLRGLDKRISQKTDLPVYIAEDPLRAVVRGTGMALKNIPKYRSILIK
- the purH gene encoding bifunctional phosphoribosylaminoimidazolecarboxamide formyltransferase/IMP cyclohydrolase — translated: MSTLKTISFALISVFDKDGLEPIVKKLHEHNVTLYSTGGTETFIKELGIPVVAVEDVTSYPSILGGRVKTLHPKVFGGILNRQDHEGDVAQMKEFDIPQIDLVIVDLYPFEKTVASDASEADIIEKIDIGGISLIRAAAKNFKDTVIVASVEDYSLFLDTITNNNGATTLEERKLFATKAFHVSSNYDTAIFNYFNTDDTFFKASVANGQVLRYGENPHQKGFFFGDFEAMFTKLHGKELSYNNLLDVDAAVNLIGEFKGDKPTFAILKHNNACGLASRDTIKDAYLDALAADPTSAFGGVLIANTKIDKAAAEEINKLFCEVVIAPAYDEEATAILQEKKNRIILIQNEVALPEKQVRTCLNGLLVQDKDNVTDNKEHLKTVTLTSPTEQEIDDLLFASKICKHTKSNTIVFAKNGQLIASGTGQTSRVDALTHAVEKAHSFGFDLNGAVMASDAFFPFPDCVELAKNAGITSVIQPGGSIKDELSINYCNENGVSMVFTGTRHFKH